One Bacteroidota bacterium DNA window includes the following coding sequences:
- a CDS encoding RNA polymerase sigma factor, whose amino-acid sequence MDKKNKNITDEEIVQNIVINNHTSDFGILYDRYAQKVYNKTISLVKDRDNAQDCLHDIFLKAYINLKSFKGKSKFSSWLFSLTYNFCIDYLRKTNVISTEVVVDEIIDTDDIDAGKEENKLFEIKSEMLSIILEQITIENKVILLMKYQDDMKISEIGESLKIGDSAVKMRLKRARDSVFEIYKKNFVKKLYK is encoded by the coding sequence TTGGATAAAAAAAACAAAAATATTACTGATGAAGAGATTGTACAAAACATTGTAATAAACAATCATACATCAGATTTTGGAATATTGTACGATAGGTATGCTCAAAAAGTATATAACAAAACTATTTCTTTGGTCAAGGATAGAGATAATGCTCAGGATTGCTTGCATGATATTTTTTTAAAAGCATACATTAATTTAAAATCATTTAAGGGAAAATCTAAGTTTAGTTCTTGGCTATTTTCATTAACTTATAATTTTTGTATTGATTATTTAAGAAAAACAAATGTAATATCTACAGAAGTAGTTGTTGATGAGATAATTGATACTGATGATATTGATGCAGGAAAAGAAGAAAACAAATTGTTTGAAATTAAATCAGAAATGCTATCAATTATTTTGGAGCAAATAACTATTGAAAATAAAGTAATACTTTTGATGAAATATCAGGATGATATGAAAATAAGTGAAATAGGAGAAAGCTTAAAAATTGGAGATAGTGCGGTTAAAATGAGATTAAAAAGAGCAAGAGATAGTGTTTTTGAAATTTATAAAAAGAATTTTGTTAAAAAACTATACAAATAG